In the genome of Ignavibacteriales bacterium, one region contains:
- a CDS encoding STAS domain-containing protein encodes MEFITEEHGDVLVKMVMLSRATLREADDFKNALAEDIQNGARKIVVDLSECEFIDSTFLGALVVSLKKVTSLGGDMRLVGFQPAVHSMFELTRMYRVFESFKTKEEAVNSFN; translated from the coding sequence ATGGAATTCATAACCGAAGAACATGGTGATGTACTCGTTAAAATGGTAATGCTTTCAAGAGCAACCTTGCGTGAAGCGGATGATTTTAAAAATGCACTTGCTGAGGATATACAGAACGGCGCAAGAAAAATTGTGGTTGACCTTAGTGAATGTGAGTTTATTGATTCAACTTTTCTCGGCGCACTGGTTGTATCACTGAAAAAAGTTACAAGCCTTGGCGGTGATATGAGACTTGTTGGATTTCAGCCGGCAGTTCATTCTATGTTTGAACTTACCAGGATGTACAGGGTTTTTGAATCATTCAAAACAAAAGAAGAAGCGGTAAATAGTTTTAATTAA
- a CDS encoding sigma-54-dependent Fis family transcriptional regulator, which yields MNKLVYIVDDEQAISKLLSYWVKDKWHYDVEVFSNGEDLLRGLSNNGKPDLILLDIMLPGLNGIDTLKRVKQLDENLPVIILSAQGSIEVAVESLRFGAFDYFPKPIDQQRLEPAIKNAIKSYDLQRELQNLRENVKKEYSFDNIISADGKMQDVFKLVSKVLNNDITVLIYGESGTGKELIARAIHYNGKRKDKPFIVVNCASIPRELLESELFGHERGSFTGAHQKKLGKFELANEGTIFLDEVGELEMLLQAKLLRVIQQKEFERVGGTELIKTDVRIISATNRDLKQAVDTKEFREDLYYRLNSFPIYIPPLRQRKGDILVLAQYFFDSFNKKLGKNLKGFSKKALKLIYDYAWPGNIREMENTIERCLVVAENDTVEIDDLPPHIRNMELISAPVQPGSLFSDDNIVPFERLKEEAIRHALKITNGNIVEAAKKLQLGRATIYRLMEKYNIDHHSFD from the coding sequence GTGAACAAACTGGTCTACATAGTAGATGATGAACAGGCAATATCAAAACTCTTAAGTTATTGGGTCAAAGATAAATGGCATTATGATGTGGAAGTTTTCTCAAATGGCGAAGACCTTTTGAGAGGACTTAGTAATAACGGAAAACCGGATCTGATTTTACTGGATATAATGTTACCGGGTTTAAATGGTATCGATACACTCAAAAGGGTAAAACAGCTCGATGAAAATCTTCCCGTAATAATTTTATCGGCCCAAGGCAGTATTGAAGTAGCGGTTGAATCGTTACGATTTGGTGCATTTGATTACTTCCCTAAACCGATTGACCAGCAGCGGCTTGAGCCTGCAATTAAGAATGCTATAAAAAGTTATGATCTCCAGCGTGAACTGCAGAACCTTAGAGAGAATGTTAAGAAGGAATACAGTTTTGACAACATTATCTCCGCTGATGGTAAAATGCAGGATGTGTTTAAACTTGTATCAAAAGTATTAAACAATGACATCACAGTTCTTATTTATGGTGAAAGCGGCACAGGTAAGGAATTAATTGCCCGTGCAATTCATTATAACGGAAAACGAAAAGATAAACCATTCATTGTCGTTAACTGTGCTTCAATTCCCCGTGAGCTGCTTGAGAGTGAATTGTTCGGACACGAAAGAGGTTCATTCACAGGCGCCCACCAGAAAAAGCTGGGAAAATTTGAGTTAGCAAACGAAGGCACAATTTTCCTTGATGAAGTTGGTGAACTTGAAATGCTTCTTCAGGCAAAACTGTTAAGAGTGATACAACAGAAGGAATTTGAAAGGGTCGGTGGAACCGAACTTATTAAAACTGATGTTAGAATTATTTCCGCAACGAACAGAGACCTTAAACAGGCTGTGGACACTAAAGAATTCAGAGAGGATTTGTATTACAGATTAAATTCATTCCCCATCTACATACCGCCATTAAGACAGCGCAAAGGTGACATACTAGTGCTTGCCCAGTATTTCTTCGATTCATTCAATAAAAAACTTGGCAAGAATCTAAAAGGATTTTCAAAAAAAGCATTGAAACTGATTTATGATTACGCCTGGCCCGGTAATATCAGGGAGATGGAGAATACAATAGAACGCTGTCTGGTTGTAGCGGAGAACGATACTGTTGAAATTGACGATCTACCGCCGCACATCCGGAATATGGAATTGATTTCAGCACCGGTACAGCCGGGATCATTGTTCAGTGACGATAATATTGTTCCTTTTGAAAGATTAAAGGAAGAAGCTATAAGGCATGCTCTGAAAATTACAAACGGTAATATTGTTGAAGCAGCAAAAAAGCTTCAGCTTGGCAGAGCAACTATTTACAGATTGATGGAAAAATATAATATTGATCATCATTCTTTTGATTAA
- a CDS encoding PAS domain-containing protein — MKEVFNFALETALKLSGKDAGCVVRVFKNNHEFVASIFPTGKLNQKYSLFVSESLNINKWGEKGLLPVKRTAEGIKIFYQEIISINPAEEEKIILIVLTSDNKIIKPALKKSLDIICENLGLAFKESAKLKSNEYRSNRTFNDSMVKVLSIIDDAVLILNPEGIVIEANKATMEMFELPIEEISGRHLIELIPADQIGIFTKSFNSLMTERKINTINVTISKAHGGESNITFKTGIMENGNQLEYIVLTAKKIPEADIQADSKFLKAKLIETERVLKIEKSRVHQQKAILEELNRMKDEFISNISHEFRTPLASIIGFSETIDSEKDLDGETRDEFNREILNEAKRLAKLINEVLDTSLVEGKKILLNKSSFDVVSLIKELINENSAGMKAKSLVLNPDLPQGEVLIYADRKQIFDAINSLILFSISMSARSGRISIILNKFVDETELIITDTGKGIPEDIKSKILKHVAHAQAENFTSEIVHSLVFAKQIVDLHGGLFIFESEINKGTSFVMKLPMIKNLQQF, encoded by the coding sequence ATGAAAGAAGTATTCAACTTTGCATTAGAAACCGCGCTTAAATTAAGTGGTAAAGATGCGGGTTGCGTAGTGAGGGTTTTCAAGAATAATCATGAATTTGTTGCATCAATATTTCCCACCGGAAAATTAAATCAAAAATATTCTCTGTTTGTTTCGGAGTCTTTAAATATCAATAAGTGGGGTGAGAAAGGCTTACTACCAGTTAAGCGGACTGCTGAAGGGATTAAAATATTCTACCAGGAAATCATTTCTATTAATCCGGCAGAAGAGGAAAAAATAATTTTGATAGTTTTGACCTCGGACAATAAAATTATTAAACCTGCTCTGAAAAAATCACTGGATATTATTTGTGAAAACCTTGGTTTGGCTTTCAAAGAAAGTGCAAAGTTAAAATCGAATGAGTACAGAAGTAATAGAACATTTAATGATTCGATGGTAAAAGTGCTTTCAATAATTGACGATGCAGTTCTGATTTTAAATCCTGAAGGAATTGTAATTGAAGCAAATAAGGCAACTATGGAAATGTTTGAATTACCAATTGAAGAAATTTCGGGAAGACATTTAATCGAATTAATCCCTGCTGATCAGATCGGAATATTTACGAAGAGTTTTAACTCGTTAATGACCGAAAGAAAGATAAATACAATTAATGTAACAATATCAAAGGCGCATGGCGGAGAATCGAACATAACATTCAAAACCGGAATAATGGAAAATGGAAACCAACTGGAATACATCGTATTGACGGCAAAAAAAATTCCGGAGGCTGACATACAGGCGGATAGTAAATTTCTAAAGGCGAAACTGATTGAAACCGAACGCGTTCTTAAAATTGAAAAGTCACGGGTGCATCAGCAAAAAGCTATACTCGAGGAACTTAACCGAATGAAGGATGAATTCATTTCAAATATTTCTCATGAATTCCGAACTCCGCTCGCATCTATTATCGGTTTTTCTGAAACTATTGACTCGGAAAAAGATCTTGACGGAGAGACAAGGGATGAATTCAACAGGGAAATTCTGAATGAAGCGAAGCGTCTGGCAAAATTGATTAATGAAGTGCTGGATACATCACTTGTTGAAGGTAAAAAAATATTGCTGAATAAAAGTTCATTTGATGTGGTTAGTCTTATCAAAGAGCTTATAAATGAAAATTCTGCGGGGATGAAAGCAAAGAGTCTTGTGCTGAATCCGGATCTGCCGCAAGGTGAGGTATTAATTTACGCAGACAGAAAGCAAATATTTGATGCGATAAATTCCCTGATTTTGTTTTCCATTTCAATGTCGGCGAGATCGGGAAGGATAAGTATTATTCTTAACAAATTCGTCGATGAAACTGAACTGATAATAACCGATACCGGAAAAGGTATACCCGAGGATATAAAAAGTAAAATTTTAAAACATGTTGCTCATGCTCAAGCGGAAAATTTTACATCAGAAATTGTTCATAGCTTGGTTTTTGCTAAACAAATTGTAGATTTACACGGTGGATTATTCATATTTGAGAGTGAAATAAACAAAGGTACAAGTTTTGTAATGAAACTGCCTATGATCAAAAACCTGCAACAATTCTAA
- a CDS encoding DUF4159 domain-containing protein translates to MQNKLTIKLFLVVIFLQANIIDAQTESSFRIARLKYSGGGDWYNDPSAEVNLLKFIKENTNIKAKDEYKFVDLSGDEIFSYPFLFMTGHGNVTFSQSETERLRKYLEAGGFLYIDDDYGLDKAVRREMKKVLPLNDFVELPFSHPIYNNVFDFTSGPPKTHEHDKNPPRGFGIFIGKRLAVYYTVESNPSDGWADSEVHNDPAVKREEALKFGTNIVVYALTN, encoded by the coding sequence ATGCAAAACAAGCTGACTATTAAATTATTTCTTGTTGTAATTTTTCTGCAAGCAAATATTATTGATGCTCAAACTGAATCATCATTCAGAATCGCTCGTCTAAAATACAGCGGCGGAGGCGATTGGTATAACGATCCTTCGGCAGAGGTTAACCTGCTAAAATTCATTAAAGAGAATACCAACATAAAAGCAAAAGATGAATACAAGTTTGTTGATCTTTCAGGTGATGAAATTTTTTCGTACCCGTTTTTATTTATGACCGGACATGGAAATGTTACATTCAGCCAATCAGAGACAGAAAGATTAAGGAAATACCTTGAAGCAGGCGGATTCTTATATATCGATGATGATTATGGTCTTGATAAAGCTGTCAGAAGAGAAATGAAAAAAGTCCTGCCGTTAAATGATTTTGTTGAACTTCCGTTTTCGCATCCTATTTATAATAATGTTTTTGATTTTACATCAGGTCCGCCAAAGACACATGAACATGATAAAAATCCACCGCGAGGATTTGGAATATTTATCGGGAAAAGATTAGCTGTTTATTATACTGTTGAATCAAATCCGAGTGACGGCTGGGCTGATTCGGAAGTTCATAATGATCCGGCGGTTAAAAGAGAAGAAGCTCTGAAATTCGGAACTAACATTGTAGTTTATGCACTAACTAATTGA
- a CDS encoding right-handed parallel beta-helix repeat-containing protein has protein sequence MKLFKLSVLFSVFLFSPFVFAQAGSVELRDGGGVLVSSHASIQEAYNAIPANITQAYTIEILAAYAGTNETFPITFSLRTGTSTSNTITLRPAAGNTGESISGTAGGQPILLLDDIDFVIIDGRPGGTGTTSDLTLENLATTISSYTIRLLNGACNNVIRYCVLRNNTMNTAGPRTIEIGTSASNPTGNSDNLIMNNEIIGGRSGIGLAGTTANPNQNTTITNNRIYNFGYAGIWVLSSSHNIVIQGNEIYQTTGFNTSNFGIIAAGFINLDIIKNKIYDIQNTASATLRGMQITPAAASVLNVFNNFVSLTLDNGTKTSLYGIQLLGSTDCTMNLYYNTIRIGGTHTGGTAGVVVSGGIVKGNTGAGSIYNQKNNVVLNTRTGGTAGTFHTGYFSGSTNLVGTSDIDYNVYYGFDAGSNHAGWGGTLYTDINTYRAAATPNEQNTIFKAVNFVSNTDLHVAGASIGDFDLAGTPITGITDDIDGQPRHATVPYRGGDEGDVPLPVELSTFSASVNGSNVTLEWSTSSEMNNHGFDIERKSVNADWQKVGFVEGAGTTSETRSYLFTDRELVSGIHNYRLKQIDLDGSFTYHNLNNEVEVGIPDKFDLAQNYPNPFNPTTVISYSIAKESLAKLVVFNSIGEEVLTLVNELKQPGNYSYNFDANSLSSGVYFYKLTAGDFVSTRKMLLVK, from the coding sequence ATGAAACTATTTAAACTTTCTGTTCTGTTCAGCGTGTTTCTTTTCTCTCCATTTGTTTTTGCTCAGGCAGGCTCAGTTGAATTAAGAGACGGCGGAGGAGTTTTAGTAAGTTCGCATGCAAGCATTCAGGAAGCGTATAATGCCATTCCGGCAAACATAACCCAGGCATATACGATTGAAATCCTTGCTGCCTATGCGGGAACAAATGAAACTTTCCCGATTACATTTTCACTACGAACCGGGACGTCAACTTCAAACACAATTACGCTGAGACCCGCAGCGGGAAACACAGGTGAATCGATTTCGGGAACTGCCGGTGGTCAGCCTATTTTACTGCTGGATGATATTGATTTTGTAATCATTGACGGAAGACCGGGAGGAACGGGAACCACTTCTGATCTGACATTGGAAAACCTTGCAACAACAATCAGCTCATATACAATTCGTTTGTTGAACGGAGCTTGTAATAATGTTATCCGGTATTGTGTTCTTAGAAACAATACAATGAATACTGCAGGTCCCAGAACTATTGAAATTGGTACATCGGCTTCAAATCCAACTGGAAACTCTGATAACCTGATAATGAATAATGAAATAATCGGAGGGCGGTCAGGCATTGGTCTTGCAGGCACCACAGCAAACCCAAACCAGAACACAACGATCACCAACAACAGGATATACAATTTTGGTTATGCAGGTATCTGGGTTTTATCATCTTCACATAATATTGTCATACAGGGAAATGAAATATACCAGACCACCGGGTTCAACACTTCAAATTTTGGTATTATAGCAGCAGGGTTTATTAATCTTGATATCATAAAAAATAAAATATATGATATTCAAAACACAGCCTCTGCTACATTGAGAGGGATGCAGATTACACCCGCAGCCGCATCAGTATTAAATGTTTTTAATAATTTTGTCAGCCTCACGTTAGATAACGGAACAAAAACATCACTCTACGGAATTCAACTACTCGGTTCAACTGATTGTACGATGAACTTGTATTATAATACAATCAGGATTGGCGGCACACATACGGGTGGTACGGCTGGTGTAGTTGTATCCGGTGGTATAGTAAAAGGGAACACCGGCGCAGGTTCAATTTACAATCAGAAGAATAATGTTGTATTGAATACAAGAACAGGCGGAACCGCTGGAACATTCCATACCGGTTATTTTTCAGGTTCAACTAACTTGGTTGGAACGAGCGACATCGATTATAATGTTTATTATGGTTTTGATGCAGGCTCAAATCACGCCGGATGGGGCGGGACATTATACACTGATATCAATACTTACAGAGCAGCCGCAACACCAAATGAACAGAACACAATTTTTAAAGCAGTGAATTTTGTTTCCAATACTGATCTTCATGTTGCAGGTGCATCTATCGGGGATTTTGATCTTGCAGGAACTCCGATTACCGGAATAACAGATGACATTGACGGTCAGCCTCGCCACGCTACAGTGCCTTACAGAGGCGGTGATGAAGGTGATGTTCCTTTGCCGGTTGAACTTTCAACATTCTCTGCAAGTGTAAACGGTTCAAATGTTACGCTTGAATGGAGTACATCCAGTGAAATGAATAATCATGGTTTTGATATTGAAAGAAAATCTGTTAATGCAGACTGGCAGAAAGTCGGTTTTGTAGAAGGCGCAGGAACAACTTCAGAAACACGAAGTTATTTATTTACAGATCGTGAACTCGTTTCTGGTATTCATAATTACCGCTTAAAACAAATTGATCTTGACGGCTCATTCACTTATCATAACCTGAATAATGAAGTAGAAGTAGGAATACCCGACAAATTTGATCTTGCTCAGAACTATCCGAATCCATTCAACCCGACAACTGTTATTAGCTATTCAATTGCAAAAGAATCACTCGCCAAACTTGTTGTATTCAACAGTATTGGTGAGGAAGTTTTGACCCTTGTAAACGAACTAAAACAACCGGGAAATTATTCATATAATTTTGATGCAAACTCATTATCAAGCGGTGTGTATTTTTATAAATTGACCGCAGGTGATTTTGTTTCCACAAGGAAGATGTTGTTGGTCAAGTAA
- a CDS encoding EVE domain-containing protein, which produces MSKKFWLVKSEPNIFSLDDLKKSKNQTTCWDGVRNYQARNFMRDEMKKGDQVLFYYSSTEPNAVVGICEVVKEGYPDHTQFDPKDDHFDPKADPKNPTWIMVDIKFVKEFKTHVTLDSIRSNPKLKNMRLIQRGNRLSVMPVEKLEFEEIVKMGSK; this is translated from the coding sequence ATGTCTAAAAAATTCTGGCTCGTAAAATCTGAACCAAACATTTTTTCTTTAGATGATCTGAAAAAATCTAAAAACCAAACTACTTGCTGGGACGGGGTGAGAAATTACCAGGCAAGAAATTTTATGCGTGATGAAATGAAAAAAGGAGACCAGGTTTTGTTTTATTACAGCAGTACTGAACCAAATGCAGTTGTGGGAATTTGTGAAGTTGTTAAAGAAGGTTATCCAGATCATACCCAATTCGATCCCAAAGATGATCACTTCGATCCTAAGGCCGATCCTAAAAATCCAACGTGGATAATGGTCGATATTAAGTTTGTGAAAGAGTTTAAAACTCACGTTACTCTTGATTCGATACGATCAAATCCAAAACTAAAAAATATGAGGTTAATTCAGCGTGGTAATCGTCTATCAGTCATGCCTGTGGAAAAACTTGAGTTTGAAGAGATAGTAAAGATGGGAAGTAAGTAA
- a CDS encoding GNAT family N-acetyltransferase: MIVRPPKTKEEFERYYDLRWRMLRAPWNQPRGSEKDPIEDIAYPIMVCEVDGIPIGVGRVHFNSDDEAQIRSMAVEPEWQKKGIGSIIINELEKIAIDKGAKYVVLNARDTAIPFYEKHGYRLIEKTITLFGTIPHHIMRKDF; the protein is encoded by the coding sequence ATGATAGTCAGACCACCAAAAACCAAAGAAGAGTTTGAAAGATATTATGATCTTAGGTGGCGTATGCTTCGCGCGCCCTGGAATCAACCTCGTGGTTCTGAGAAGGATCCGATTGAAGATATTGCTTACCCGATAATGGTCTGTGAGGTTGACGGTATTCCTATCGGTGTCGGAAGAGTTCATTTTAACAGTGATGATGAAGCACAAATCCGTTCAATGGCTGTTGAACCTGAATGGCAGAAAAAAGGAATAGGCTCAATTATTATTAATGAACTTGAGAAGATTGCGATAGATAAAGGCGCTAAGTATGTTGTGCTTAACGCACGCGATACTGCTATCCCGTTCTATGAAAAGCATGGGTACAGATTGATAGAGAAGACGATTACTTTATTTGGAACAATTCCTCATCACATAATGCGAAAAGATTTTTAA
- the rmuC gene encoding DNA recombination protein RmuC, giving the protein MEIVYLITGLVTGAVAAWLIASFKFKGEKGITPQEVQQLNDQINSLKIEASALTEKVKIIEQDKLSLQLELKSEREKSEKLTSENSSIKSDYSNLQTKLSEQKEEVEKLQEKFTKEFENLANKIFEEKGNKFTEQNKEKLGEILNPLKEKISEFERKVEETNKESIKGHASLREQLQTLKEMNQQITQEAKNLTTALKGQTKMQGNWGEFILESILEKSGLVRGREYVVQESLTTEAGKRFQPDVIIKLPENKSIVIDSKVSLVGYEKFVSEEDEHQKQLGLGEHINSIRSHIKNLSRKNYQNLYQLNSLDYVLMFMPIEPAFAVAVQNDASLFTDAFDQNIVIVSPSTLLATLRTISSIWRQENQNKNAMEIARQSGEMLDKFTAFVDDLISVGKSLVGAKDNYDKAMNKLTDGRGNLISRSEKIKKLGAKASKSLPPAILNRADMDDENNLLENE; this is encoded by the coding sequence ATGGAAATAGTTTATCTAATAACCGGATTAGTTACTGGCGCAGTTGCCGCTTGGTTGATTGCATCATTTAAGTTCAAGGGTGAGAAAGGAATCACTCCACAGGAAGTACAGCAATTAAATGATCAGATAAATTCACTGAAGATTGAAGCAAGTGCATTAACGGAAAAAGTTAAAATCATCGAGCAGGACAAACTTTCACTACAGCTTGAATTAAAATCTGAAAGAGAAAAATCTGAAAAACTAACTTCGGAAAATTCATCAATTAAATCCGACTATTCTAATCTTCAAACAAAACTCTCTGAACAAAAAGAAGAGGTAGAAAAGCTCCAGGAAAAATTCACAAAAGAATTTGAGAATCTTGCCAACAAAATTTTTGAAGAGAAAGGGAACAAATTCACTGAACAGAACAAAGAAAAACTTGGTGAAATACTGAATCCGCTTAAAGAAAAAATTTCTGAGTTTGAAAGGAAAGTCGAAGAGACAAATAAAGAAAGCATCAAAGGTCATGCTTCATTGCGTGAACAGCTTCAGACATTGAAGGAAATGAATCAGCAGATAACACAGGAAGCAAAAAATTTAACTACAGCGTTAAAAGGTCAGACTAAAATGCAAGGTAATTGGGGAGAATTTATTCTTGAAAGTATTCTTGAAAAATCAGGATTAGTTAGAGGAAGAGAATATGTTGTTCAGGAAAGTCTAACAACAGAAGCAGGAAAACGATTTCAGCCGGATGTTATTATCAAGCTTCCGGAAAACAAGAGCATAGTAATTGATTCCAAGGTTTCATTAGTTGGTTATGAAAAATTTGTTTCCGAAGAAGATGAACATCAAAAGCAGCTTGGATTAGGAGAACATATCAATTCAATCCGTTCACACATAAAAAATCTTAGTAGAAAAAATTATCAGAACCTTTACCAGTTGAACAGTCTCGACTATGTTTTAATGTTTATGCCAATTGAACCGGCATTTGCTGTCGCTGTTCAGAATGATGCTTCACTTTTTACTGACGCATTTGACCAGAATATTGTGATAGTTAGTCCTTCAACATTACTTGCCACATTAAGGACTATCTCAAGCATCTGGCGGCAGGAAAATCAAAATAAAAATGCGATGGAGATTGCGAGACAAAGCGGAGAAATGCTCGATAAGTTTACCGCATTTGTTGATGATCTTATTTCTGTCGGAAAAAGTTTAGTCGGTGCAAAAGATAATTACGATAAGGCAATGAACAAGTTGACTGACGGCAGAGGTAACCTGATAAGCCGTTCAGAAAAAATTAAAAAGCTTGGAGCTAAAGCGAGCAAATCTTTACCTCCCGCTATATTAAACCGTGCTGATATGGATGATGAAAATAATTTACTGGAAAATGAATGA
- a CDS encoding GxxExxY protein: protein MNENELSKIIVDSCFKVHSELGPGLLESVYEEVLSYEILRRDLVIERQKGIPVIYDKMKMELGFRADIIVENKVIIELKSIEAIAPVHHKQVLTYLKLTGLKLGLLINFNEALIKDGIKRIVNNL, encoded by the coding sequence ATGAACGAAAATGAATTATCAAAAATAATTGTTGATTCTTGTTTTAAAGTTCATAGTGAATTGGGACCTGGACTTTTAGAGTCAGTATATGAAGAGGTTTTGTCTTATGAAATATTAAGACGGGATTTAGTCATCGAACGTCAGAAAGGAATTCCCGTTATTTATGATAAAATGAAAATGGAATTGGGATTCAGAGCAGATATAATTGTAGAAAATAAAGTGATAATTGAATTAAAATCAATTGAAGCAATTGCACCGGTCCATCATAAACAAGTTCTAACTTATCTTAAGTTGACAGGGCTAAAATTAGGACTTCTGATAAACTTTAACGAAGCATTAATTAAAGATGGCATAAAAAGAATTGTAAATAATTTATAA
- a CDS encoding aromatic amino acid lyase encodes MSIILDGSNLTIEKLVSIARHKEKVELSSEALQRIKTCRAMLEEKIQAHEIMYGVNTGIGEFSEVVLNDDQVKDFQKYLIYNHSAGIGEPMPIEHVRGAIAGRINVHAHGNSGCRPEITLTLIEMLNKNCIPVVCEKGSVGACGDLAPMSQIALLLMGEGEAFYKGERLPGKTAFEKAGIKIPGLQARDGLATINGSNFITAISALQLYDINRWLMQAEIAAAMSLEALLANMKPYDVRLHKLRGFSGAVRSSQSIKKCIEGSELLTGKIKQKVQDAYSMRSTPQVIGAAHDAVAYAKSQIEIELNGVGDNPIFIPEDKITLTGANFQGTPVSLPMDMISAAVTMVSVLSERRMNRLNNPALSVGLPSFLTKAAGMFSGLMLSQYTADTLIVEQRILSTPASIQSIPAAADQEDFVSMGMNTVLKNQQILDNAYGILGIEFMAAAQALDFREHKPGKGVSKAKEVIRKHVEFLDIDRPLYSDHNKIKALVKSCEILEEVEKEVGRLD; translated from the coding sequence ATGTCGATAATTCTTGACGGATCAAATCTTACAATTGAAAAACTAGTCAGCATAGCACGCCACAAAGAAAAAGTAGAACTTAGCAGTGAAGCTCTTCAAAGAATAAAAACCTGCAGAGCAATGCTCGAAGAAAAAATTCAGGCTCACGAAATAATGTACGGTGTTAACACCGGTATTGGAGAATTTTCAGAAGTTGTTTTGAACGATGACCAGGTAAAAGATTTTCAGAAGTATTTAATTTACAACCACTCCGCTGGAATCGGCGAGCCGATGCCAATTGAACATGTTCGCGGTGCAATTGCCGGAAGAATAAATGTTCACGCTCATGGCAACTCAGGCTGCCGTCCTGAAATTACTTTGACACTCATCGAAATGTTGAATAAAAATTGTATTCCGGTCGTGTGTGAAAAAGGTTCTGTTGGCGCTTGCGGCGATCTCGCCCCAATGTCACAGATTGCTTTATTGTTAATGGGTGAAGGCGAAGCATTTTATAAAGGTGAAAGACTTCCCGGTAAAACCGCTTTTGAAAAAGCCGGAATAAAAATTCCCGGACTTCAGGCACGCGATGGACTTGCAACGATCAATGGTTCAAATTTTATTACAGCAATAAGCGCGCTTCAGCTTTATGATATAAATAGATGGCTTATGCAGGCTGAAATAGCCGCTGCAATGAGTCTTGAAGCGCTTCTCGCTAATATGAAACCTTATGATGTTCGTCTTCACAAGTTAAGAGGCTTCTCCGGCGCGGTAAGAAGTTCGCAGTCAATAAAAAAATGTATTGAAGGAAGTGAACTACTCACCGGAAAGATAAAACAAAAAGTTCAGGATGCTTATTCAATGCGATCAACTCCGCAGGTGATCGGTGCAGCACACGATGCTGTCGCTTATGCAAAGTCACAAATCGAAATTGAACTGAATGGTGTTGGTGATAACCCGATCTTTATTCCTGAAGATAAAATTACATTAACCGGTGCGAACTTTCAGGGAACACCTGTTTCATTACCAATGGATATGATAAGTGCCGCTGTAACTATGGTAAGTGTGTTATCTGAAAGAAGAATGAATCGTTTGAATAATCCCGCGTTGAGTGTTGGACTTCCATCATTTTTAACAAAAGCTGCGGGTATGTTTTCAGGTTTGATGTTAAGTCAATACACTGCTGATACTCTCATTGTTGAACAAAGAATTTTATCAACACCGGCATCGATTCAGTCGATTCCTGCGGCTGCCGATCAGGAAGATTTTGTTTCTATGGGAATGAATACAGTTCTTAAAAATCAGCAGATACTTGATAACGCTTATGGTATATTGGGAATAGAATTTATGGCTGCGGCACAGGCGCTTGATTTCCGCGAGCATAAACCGGGAAAAGGAGTAAGCAAAGCAAAAGAAGTTATCCGTAAACATGTTGAGTTTCTTGATATTGATCGTCCGCTTTATTCTGATCATAACAAGATAAAAGCACTTGTGAAGTCTTGTGAGATACTTGAGGAAGTTGAGAAAGAAGTAGGAAGATTAGACTAG